From Anopheles coluzzii chromosome 3, AcolN3, whole genome shotgun sequence, the proteins below share one genomic window:
- the LOC120956144 gene encoding uncharacterized protein LOC120956144, with protein MLHSPPVRDVSTPDGVTPSADPAASGSKSPHVPTPPVPNTPRVPGPSACDAMFMPPESQIDTLNAMQLKPPEMDTTDIQTFFFALENWFDAWNITTNQHIRRFNILRTRIPLRVLPELRPLLENIRQYATDRYEVAKRAIIEHFEESQRSRLHRLLAEMNLGDRKPSQLLAEMRRAANGAMTDSMLVDLWIGRLPPYVQSAVIATNTDTNDRAKVADSVMDSFALYHRTGPYQTIHEVRNEDFERLSRQVTELGQRLDAVLSRLNERERARPRSRTRQRQPNQDAVTPSGHCYYHTQYGQAARNCRPPCSFNNRRQGSNSATASD; from the coding sequence ATGTTGCACAGTCCGCCGGTCCGCGACGTATCGACTCCCGATGGCGTAACCCCGAGTGCCGATCCAGCCGCGAGTGGATCCAAATCGCCTCACGTACCAACACCGCCCGTTCCGAATACCCCGCGCGTACCAGGGCCGTCCGCCTGCGACGCCATGTTTATGCCGCCCGAATCGCAGATTGACACTTTGAATGCCATGCAGCTGAAACCACCGGAGATGGACACCACTGACATTCAAACCTTTTTCTTCGCATTGGAAAACTGGTTCGATGCGTGGAATATCACCACGAACCAACATATTCGCCGTTTTAACATTCTTAGAACGCGTATACCGCTTCGTGTCCTTCCTGAGCTTCGCCCCCTGTTGGAGAACATTCGACAGTACGCTACGGACCGTTACGAGGTAGCAAAGCGTGCAATAATTGAGCACTTTGAAGAGTCGCAACGAAGCCGCTTGCATCGTCTGCTTGCCGAAATGAACCTCGGGGACCGAAAACCATCGCAGCTATTAGCGGAGATGCGCCGCGCCGCAAATGGAGCAATGACGGACTCTATGCTGGTAGATTTGTGGATCGGCCGTCTCCCGCCATACGTCCAGTCCGCCGTTATTGCCACTAACACGGATACCAACGATCGAGCTAAAGTAGCAGACTCTGTTATGGATTCGTTCGCGTTATACCACCGAACGGGCCCGTACCAAACCATCCACGAAGTACGCAACGAGGACTTCGAACGTCTTTCTCGGCAAGTAACGGAATTAGGTCAGCGCTTGGACGCCGTACTGAGCAGGCTCAACGAACGAGAACGCGCGCGACCACGCTCACGTACCCGGCAACGTCAACCGAACCAGGATGCGGTAACACCCAGCGGACACTGCTATTACCACACGCAATACGGGCAAGCGGCGCGGAACTGTCGTCCCCCCTGCTCCTTCAACAATCGGCGGCAGGGTAGTAACTCGGCCACTGCTTCCGATTGA
- the LOC120959442 gene encoding QRFP-like peptide receptor, which yields MAEAQVSETVLRWITALNWSASVGADLLTGGMTTGREHQGGLTMIGYWERSLKNLSTEQRTVFTVFAIMVMVMAIFGNIVTIITNVRREQRHLLRVCMLSLAFSDIAFVIVTSIVYLSQFNTEFNSLWTLGELMCTFSPFVQTMAVLVNSITLVAIALDRYMAVRSLVKGVWEPNGWFCLTCGVLIWGLAAGIASPMLTLYEMYDIVVLTTDPQQPHEIVTGYYMATICATDKSKNSYYFVIVFVVIFLPLLGAFCWLNGVIAKAFWVRRKPIGAPSGTNKCTATSTSGESGSDRKATLTTNVATLQPIVERRTPASVFSKYRLESFIGN from the exons ATGGCAGAGGCGCAAGTGAGCGAAACGGTGCTGCGCTGGATTACCGCCCTGAACTGGAGCGCGTCAGTCGGGGCCGACCTGTTGACAGGCGGGATGACGACGGGCCGCGAACATCAGGGCGGGCTGACGATGATCGGCTACTGGGAGCGCTCGCTCAAGAACCTTTCCACCGAGCAGCGGACCGTCTTTACCGTGTTCGCGAtcatggtgatggtgatggccATCTTCGGCAACATCGTCACCATCATCACGAACGTGCGGCGGGAGCAGCGGCATCTGCTGCGCGTCTGCATGCTGTCGCTCGCTTTCTCCGACATCGCGTTCGTGATCGTCACCTCGATCGTGTACCTGTCGCAGTTCAATACGGAGTTTAATTCGCTCTGG ACCCTCGGTGAGCTGATGTGCACCTTTTCGCCGTTCGTGCAGACAATGGCGGTGCTGGTGAACAGCATCACGCTCGTCGCGATCGCGCTCGACCGCTACATGGCCGTGCGCAGCTTGGTGAAGGGCGTGTGGGAACCGAACGGCTGGTTCTGTCTCACGTGCGGCGTGCTGATCTGGGGCCTGGCAGCGGGCATTGCCAGCCCGATGCTAACGCTGTACGAGATGTACGACATCGTGGTGCTGACGACGGACCCGCAGCAACCGCACGAGATCGTCACCGGGTACTACATGGCGACGATCTGTGCGACGGACAAGAGCAAGAACAGCTACTACTTCGTGATCGTGTTTGTGGTGATCTTTCTCCCGCTGCTCGGTGCGTTCTGCTGGCTCAATGGTGTGATTGCGAAAGCGTTCTGGGTCAGGCGGAAGCCGATCGGGGCGCCGAGCGGGACGAACAAGTGCACCGCCACCAGCACGTCCGGGGAGAGTGGCAGCGACCGGAAGGCAACGCTTACCACCAATGTGGCCACCTTGCAGCCGATTGTGGAACGGCGCACGCCAGCCTCGGTGTTTAGTAAGTATCGTTTGGAATCCTTTATAGGAAATTAG
- the LOC120958776 gene encoding uncharacterized protein LOC120958776, whose protein sequence is MWWIGRPGANQEIDAKRSHTAHSTNMSTGIVSLAVVSVVVLHVLLLLLLVPVDGAVRGPTDRHSFASAASKPPIDRPGIGRSAYGAGSGHRRPGKSYACLQDLAQTVVPPGPELAGGDDGEATMALTEDRTVVVGEDDTDADIDDDIDTGSGTNGTMAGGTPIVVRRYSFRLLDTSPLSIAVTTTCSRKDDSSSVAPRWWVQHEGRYIAAQTNGSQFFRPCVQRGLYQVVVDATTLPSSSACTCRLGYNRKGAEEFRSWPFRNLSAPARIKVQQQRRRYVVMIKWEKSKLDIHVMNYCLAVSTGRRQRTLCQALGNSIHRPPCDTIAVNDYLHRLAPWEERKLDGKVETTIACTGTRTRQLIRGMKPNVTYYVDVFAIHSQHNNLSFLLGSTQVQLNRTRPTQLLEGKIVVGKLSTLGGISLFNFKVPKRSTNNFFKLHLTPCGGTVSLEVLKKKRRIMEPVRDVYYPRTITVRNVRPGERYLIRVIEADDTSRLNRIQVAVSSREDFLDLPRMPHNTSITELVPLRKCHSSTIAWFGSPDKDVTYCVYVFKLPKTQYYISNVKMPTYCELESRDVCNHPQFHNKHCFNGNEFNPLSLDIPNLLPEHYYTVFVTAISARGRSLPYKSVRIKTAPYCLDSNQIPSGGGLGATGKGSIKTIGFRKAAGQKRRNTAIGTKNALAERGTSKRSRKQRGQTTSRNV, encoded by the exons ATGTGGTGGATTGGCAGGCCAGGCGCAAACCAGGAAATAGACGCAAAACGgtcgcacacagcacacagcaccaATATGTCAACCGGTATCGTCTCGCTCGCCGTCGTTAGCGTCGTCGTGCtgcacgtgctgctgctgttgttgctggtgccgGTTGATGGTGCGGTACGTGGCCCCACCGATCGGCACAGCTttgcttccgccgccagcaaGCCTCCGATCGATCGGCCGGGGATTGGCCGGTCGGCGTACGGTGCCGGCAGCGGTCATCGGCGGCCCGGGAAGAGTTATGCCTGTCTGCAGGATTTGGCGCAGACCGTGGTTCCACCCGGTCCGGAACTGGCCGGCGGGGACGATGGCGAAGCGACGATGGCACTGACGGAGGACCGCACGGTGGTCGTCGGCGAGGACGACACGGACGCTGATATCGACGACGACATTGATACAGGGAGCGGTACGAACGGGACCATGGCCGGTGGTACGCCCATCGTCGTGCGAAG ATACTCGTTTCGCTTGCTGGATACAAGTCCGCTTTCCATCGCCGTAACGACGACATGCTCGCGAAAGGATGACTCCTCCAGTGTCGCTCCTAGATGGTGGGTGCAGCACGAAGGACGCT ATATTGCTGCACAGACCAACGGGAGCCAATTCTTTCGCCCATGCGTCCAGCGTGGACTTTACCAAGTGGTCGTGGACGCAACCACGCTACCATCCTCCAGTGCCTGCACCTGCCGGCTCGGGTACAATCGCAAGGGTGCGGAAGAGTTTCGCAGCTGGCCGTTCCGTAACCTGAGCGCGCCGGCACGGATaaaggtgcagcagcagcgccgccGGTACGTCGTGATGATCAAGTGGGAAAAGAGCAAGCTAGACATACACGTGATGAACTACTGTCTGGCGGTCAGTACCGGTCGGCGGCAGCGGACCCTCTGCCAAGCGCTGGGTAACTCCATCCATCGGCCACCCTGCGACACGATCGCCGTCAACGACTATCTTCACCGGCTGGCACCGTGGGAAGAGCGCAAGCTGGATGGGAAGGTGGAGACTACGATCGCTTGCACCGGCACCCGTACCCGCCAGCTCATCCGTGGCATGAAACCGAACGTGACGTACTACGTGGACGTGTTTGCCATTCACTCGCAGCACAACAATCTGTCCTTTCTGCTCGGATCGACCCAAGTGCAGCTTAACCGTACCCGACCGACACAGCTGCTCGAGGGGAAGATTGTCGTCGGCAAACTGTCCACGCTCGGCGGAATATCCCTATTTAACTTTAAAGTCCCCAAACGATCGACGAACAATTTCTTCAAGCTGCATCTAACACCCTGCGGCGGTACGGTCAGCCTGGAGGTGCTGAAGAAGAAGCGCCGCATAATGGAACCGGTGCGCGATGTGTACTATCCGCGCACGATCACGGTGCGCAACGTACGGCCGGGCGAGCGCTACCTAATCCGGGTGATTGAGGCGGACGATACGTCACGGCTGAACCGCATCCAGGTGGCCGTTAGCTCGCGGGAAGACTTTCTCGACCTGCCGCGGATGCCGCACAACACCTCGATCACGGAGCTGGTGCCGCTGCGCAAGTGCCACTCGAGTACGATCGCGTGGTTCGGCTCGCCGGACAAGGATGTAAC TTactgcgtgtatgtgtttaaGCTTCCAAAGACGCAATACTACATCAGCAATGTGAAGATGCCGACGTACTGCGAGCTGGAAAGCCGCGATGTGTGCAATCATCCCCAGTTCCACAACAAGCACTGTTT TAACGGCAACGAGTTCAATCCACTCTCGCTCGACATTCCCAACCTGCTGCCGGAGCACTACTACACCGTGTTTGTGACCGCCATCTCGGCACGGGGACGCAGCCTGCCCTACAAATCGGTACGCATCAAGACGGCCCCCTACTGTCTCGATAGCAATCAGATACCAAGCGGTGGCGGACTGGGAGCCACTGGCAAGGGCAGCATCAAAACGATCGGTTTCCGAAAGGCTGCCGGTCAAAAGCGTCGCAATACGGCGATCGGTACCAAAAATGCGCTCGCCGAAAGAGGTACATCGAAGCGATCGCGCAAGCAGCGGGGACAGACGACAAGCCGGAATGTTTAG
- the LOC125907548 gene encoding uncharacterized protein LOC125907548 gives MFVLLVGALLLALLPSSVDGIVYVRIRNERGPTAARAGIQCLELLSHTYFHMRETTQIENIVIFYLQNLSSPAREILLGYLQLHHTGYDIHEDDDDDDEDDEPESQFQLKLMSDSVSSDDLRRAQFMDHKQIDYYVIVIDSFEGLQRALDRISATAAFNPRGKFVVLYNNPNDRDSNARLANRALGHLFVGHHSVNVLFAFAIDATSYHVYTGDPYHGATDCGQMKALKVATVVNGSFASRALSTAMINIPKVPPELESCTFLLCTRVAPPFIDLDCSRGLELQIMDLLRESMKFKVNVSCSTMDRGELEPDGSWSDLLGLMRADECDIIAGGFSPDFDVHDAFGSTTLYLQDYYTWFVPAAGPDARWKLLVYIFEPTTWEAFAGVLFVSALVWRLVAHYLPELAAHRELSMCFLNTWSVFLCISANNRPECNALRLLFMGLTLYALNVTTIYTSILITMLTNPPLAYQMDTIEEILASGVPIGGRLDSEDWFINDFADDRLVSEQYNATSEFQPSLDNLQAVVEGKRSLLMSRLYVRNTKYNGLVHGLSRDVLVTQIEMIMEKGFPLLPKFNRILSNLIDMGIMQKLWSDFLYNVTILDRIRAHRALSEADIIAASPEVVLTLDHLQSAFALYGIGMCLCVVVFLLELLSKTRWIGKGRVVLEKRWDALLVRLQLKERTAREMTIRPRKMVRFRKVLK, from the coding sequence ATGTTCGTTCTGTTGGTtggtgcgctgctgctggcacttTTACCGTCCAGTGTTGACGGCATCGTGTACGTGCGGATAAGGAACGAGCGTGGACCAACGGCAGCCCGCGCCGGCATCCAGTGTCTCGAGCTGCTGAGCCATACCTACTTTCATATGCGCGAAACGACGCAGATTGAGAACATCGTCATCTTTTACCTGCAAAACCTGAGCTCCCCGGCCCGGGAGATCCTGCTCGGATATCTGCAGCTGCATCACACCGGTTACGACATCcacgaggacgacgatgatgatgatgaagacgaCGAACCAGAGTCCCAGTTTCAGCTGAAGCTCATGTCCGACTCGGTGTCGTCCGACGACTTGCGAAGGGCACAGTTCATGGACCACAAGCAGATCGACTACTACGTCATCGTGATTGACAGCTTCGAGGGTTTGCAGCGTGCGCTGGACCGCATCAGCGCGACGGCGGCCTTCAATCCGCGCGGCAAGTTCGTCGTGCTGTACAACAATCCGAACGATCGTGACTCCAACGCCCGGCTGGCGAACCGGGCCCTCGGCCACCTGTTCGTTGGCCACCACTCGGTGAACGTGCTGTTCGCGTTCGCCATCGACGCCACCAGCTACCACGTGTACACGGGCGATCCGTACCACGGCGCTACCGACTGTGGCCAGATGAAAGCGCTCAAGGTGGCCACGGTCGTGAACGGGAGCTTCGCGAGCCGTGCACTTTCCACCGCCATGATCAACATCCCGAAGGTGCCGCCGGAGCTGGAATCCTGCACGTTTCTGCTCTGCACCCGCGTCGCGCCGCCCTTCATCGATCTCGACTGCAGCCGCGGGCTGGAGCTGCAAATAATGGATCTGTTGCGCGAGTCGATGAAGTTCAAGGTGAACGTTTCGTGCAGCACGATGGACCGCGGCGAGCTCGAGCCGGACGGGAGCTGGAGCGATCTGCTCGGGCTGATGCGGGCGGACGAGTGTGACATCATTGCCGGCGGTTTCAGTCCCGACTTTGACGTGCACGACGCGTTCGGCTCGACCACGCTGTACCTGCAGGACTACTACACCTGGTTCGTGCCGGCGGCCGGCCCCGACGCCCGCTGGAAGCTGCTGGTGTACATCTTCGAGCCGACCACCTGGGAGGCGTTCGCGGGCGTGCTGTTCGTGTCGGCGCTGGTGTGGCGGCTAGTTGCGCACTATCTGCCCGAGCTGGCCGCCCATCGGGAGCTATCGATGTGCTTTCTGAACACCTGGAGCGTGTTTCTGTGCATTTCGGCCAACAATCGGCCGGAGTGTAATGCGCTGCGGCTGCTGTTTATGGGACTGACGCTGTATGCGCTCAACGTGACGACGATCTACACGAGCATCTTAATCACGATGCTCACCAATCCGCCGCTCGCCTACCAGATGGACACGATCGAGGAGATCCTGGCGAGCGGTGTCCCGATCGGTGGCCGGCTCGACAGTGAGGATTGGTTCATAAACGACTTTGCGGACGATCGGCTTGTATCGGAGCAGTACAACGCTACCTCCGAGTTTCAGCCCTCGCTCGATAATCTGCAAGCCGTAGTCGAAGGCAAACGATCACTACTGATGAGCCGACTGTACGTGCGCAACACCAAGTACAACGGGCTGGTGCACGGGTTGTCGCGGGACGTGTTGGTGACGCAGATCGAGATGATAATGGAGAAGGGATTCCCGCTGCTGCCGAAGTTCAACCGCATCCTGTCCAATCTGATCGACATGGGCATCATGCAGAAGCTGTGGAGCGACTTCCTGTACAACGTCACGATACTGGATCGGATCCGGGCGCACAGGGCACTGAGCGAGGCGGACATTATAGCCGCCTCGCCCGAGGTTGTGCTGACGCTGGATCATTTGCAAAGTGCGTTTGCGCTGTACGGGATTGGgatgtgcttgtgtgtggtggtgtttcTGTTGGAGTTGCTGTCCAAAACGCGCTGGATTGGGAAGGGGCGCGTTGTGTTGGAGAAGCGATGGGATGCGTTGCTGGTACGGTTGCAGCTGAAGGAACGCACGGCTAGGGAGATGACGATTCGGCCAAGGAAGATGGTGAGATTCAGGAAGGTTTTGAAGTAG